The nucleotide window AGGCACGGAAATAAAGGCCGGCGAGGTAGCTCTCGGGCGTCTTGTCGTATCGAGTCGCGATACCGCGCCATGCCTTCAACTTGTTGATGAGCCGCTCGACGGTGTTCCGCTCCTTGTAAAGATCGCCGCCGTGGCGTGTGGGGCGGCCGCCCCGGCGGCCCTTCTTCTTCCGGTGGCGGACTGGTCCTTCTTCTCCGGGATGATTGCCTTGATGCCGCGTTTCCGCAGGTAAGAGCGGTTAGCGCGGGACGAGTAGGCCTTGTCCGCGGCGACAGCGTCGGGCCGGGTCCGAAAACGGCCGAGAGGCAGACGGACCCGCACCTTCTGCAACACGGGGACGAACTGCGGGCTGTCGGCGGCCTGTCCTGCGGTCAGGACGAGCGACAACGGACGGCACTTGCGGTCCGCGGCGAGATGAACCTTGCTCGTCAGCCCACCGCGAGATCTGCCGAGCAGAGCTTGGTTCAAGCGGAGCTTGCGCCGTCGCTTGATACGCCGCCGCTCTTCCCGCTCGGGGCCGTCCCTGCCGTCCCGTCCGTTCTGTTCTGGCGGGCCGCCCCCCTTTTGCCGGGCCCGCTCCTGCTCGGCGGCAGCTTCATCAAGGGCGTCCATAACCTCCTTGCCGATGCGCATCCCGGCGGCGTCGTGGTGGGCGCGGGCAGTGGTGGAGTCCACGCTGACCAGGGACAAGTCCGTCTGTCCCCGGCGGGCGGCCTCCGCGATCATGCCTGCCAGAAGAGCAGAGAAGACCCCGGTGTCCCGCCAGACACGAAAGCGGCCGTAGACCGTCGGCCACGGTCCGAACTCGGAGGGCATCTCGCGCCACTGGGCGCTGGACCGGAACCACCAGATCACCCCTTCGAACTGGTCTGGCAGCCGTTCGGGGTACGGACCGTACTCGCCTATCGGCAGATACGACTCGATGAACTCCCATTGCTCGTCGCTGAGTTGCCTACGTGTCACACCCAGCGTCCTACCAGGTCCTGCCCCGCAAGGGACCAAAACCCGAGATTGATCACGACTTCACACAGGCCCTAGCGCCGCTGAAACTCTTCCGGAAGCGAGGGTTGCGTGCTGATCTGCGCCCCTTCCACCACGCGCACCGCGGACCTGTCAGCCCTGAGACGACGGGACCTGCTTGTCGCGAGCGTCGTCGCTACTGAACTTGATCAGGCGATGTCGGGCGATTGCCTGACAAGTGACGTTGCTGAGGACACCTCGACCATTCGCGCTGGCACCACACCTCGCGCCATGGCCACCATCCGCAACCTCGCCATCGGCACCCTGAAGATCCTCGGAGCCGACAACATCGCGAAGACCACCCGCGCCATCCGCCACGAACCCGAACGAGCACTCGCCATCCTGGGCATCACCAACAACCCGGACACTCACGGAACTTGATCAAGCCCTGACCCATACGTCGGACGTGGACCACTGCCGTTCTCCCACCCCGCTGATCGCATACGGCGTTCTGTCGTGCCGGCTGGGTTTCTTCGCCCGATTCCTGGACGCCCGTTCCCCATTGCCATCGATACTCAGGTCCGGGATGTGGATCACTATGGATCGGTTTCAACAGGATGCCTCATCACTTCAAGCACACTGCTGACTACGGGGCCACTGCGAAGGAGAGCAGAACGAGCAGGCAGGTATTCGTGAACGCCCTGGAAGGATCTTTTCCATGTCGCGCACGACTACGACTCGGCCGGCAAACGGGATCACAGGACACCGGATTCGAACAAGTTGCTCTGGCTGAGGGAAATGGATGGGCTCCTCGGCTCTGAGGCCGAGGAACCCACCAATTCGTGGCCGCCTGATCAAGGCCGCCAATTTAAGGCCACCCATTCAAGGGTCCAAACGCGGCCAGTTTTCAGAAGCCCAGCTTCCAGAGCTGGGATCCGCCGTTGCCGCAGGAATGCAGGGAGGCGTTGTTGCTCACGCACAGGCCGGGTTCGAAGGTGCTCTGGAGCTTGACCTGGTTCCAGCTCGACCCGACAGCGTTCCAGAGTCCGGCGTGGAGGCCGTCGCCGCCGAGGCACGAGTCGGTGCGCAGGCGGAAGTTGATGTCGAACCTCAGGCACCGTCCGGTCGCCTTGTTCTGCAGCTGGACCACGTCACTGGACGTGTGGCGAGCGAAGAGCGGGGTCCAGGTCTGGTAGTCGTTCCCCGTCGAGCAGCCGCCCATGTAGACCTGGCCGTCCCAGTTACTGTCCAGGCATTGCCCGTTCTCCCAGTTGCGCAGGAGGTTCGGCCCGACGTATGCGGACGCGCTGCTCGCGTTCATG belongs to Streptomyces graminofaciens and includes:
- a CDS encoding RICIN domain-containing protein, whose translation is MNASSASAYVGPNLLRNWENGQCLDSNWDGQVYMGGCSTGNDYQTWTPLFARHTSSDVVQLQNKATGRCLRFDINFRLRTDSCLGGDGLHAGLWNAVGSSWNQVKLQSTFEPGLCVSNNASLHSCGNGGSQLWKLGF